Proteins found in one Salvia splendens isolate huo1 chromosome 10, SspV2, whole genome shotgun sequence genomic segment:
- the LOC121753234 gene encoding probable calcium-binding protein CML36 — MKLTKLFRSKKSRSVSRSEADPSSFSSYTTSSSDDGAAKRPTGSSTPTSVLPSADQWTEISVCFELKQAFEMIDRDGDGKITKEELESLLSRLGAEPPSKEELSQIDRDGDGCITLEEFHAIGSAFAPAADASELRHTFDFFDSDRDGRITAEELFRVFETIGDARCTLEDCRRMIRGVDKNGDGFVCFEDFSRMMELQR; from the coding sequence ATGAAGCTCACCAAGCTCTTCCGATCGAAGAAATCGCGATCTGTTTCCAGATCTGAAGCCGATCCGTCCTCCTTCAGCTCCTACACGACTTCCTCCTCCGACGACGGCGCCGCCAAGCGTCCGACCGGATCCTCCACGCCGACGAGCGTCCTCCCCTCCGCGGATCAGTGGACGGAGATCTCCGTCTGCTTCGAGCTGAAGCAGGCGTTCGAGATGATCGACCGCGACGGCGACGGAAAGATCACGAAGGAGGAGCTGGAGTCGCTCCTGAGCCGGCTCGGCGCGGAGCCGCCGAGCAAGGAGGAGCTGAGCCAGATCGACCGCGACGGCGACGGCTGCATCACGCTGGAGGAGTTCCACGCGATCGGATCGGCGTTCGCGCCGGCGGCGGACGCCTCGGAGCTGAGGCATACGTTCGACTTTTTCGACTCCGATCGCGACGGGAGGATCACGGCGGAGGAGCTCTTCCGCGTGTTCGAGACGATCGGAGACGCGCGGTGCACGTTAGAGGACTGCCGGCGCATGATAAGAGGGGTGGATAAGAACGGGGACGGGTTCGTCTGCTTCGAGGACTTTAGTCGTATGATGGAGCTTCAACGATGA